One genomic window of Aptenodytes patagonicus chromosome 3, bAptPat1.pri.cur, whole genome shotgun sequence includes the following:
- the RRM2 gene encoding ribonucleoside-diphosphate reductase subunit M2 → MLSARAPLAARRDQPRLSPVKSLSPVKNLALVKNLALSDKENTPPALSSARVLASKTARKIFQEGDGKPVPRGAEDEEEPLLRDNPRRFVIFPIQYHDIWQMYKKAEASFWTAEEVDLSKDIQHWESLKPEEKYFISHVLAFFAASDGIVNENLVERFSQEVQITEARCFYGFQIAMENIHSEMYSLLIDTYIKDSKEREFLFNAIETLPCVKKKADWAMRWIGDKKATYGERVVAFAAVEGIFFSGSFASIFWLKKRGLMPGLTFSNELISRDEGLHCDFACLMFKHLIRKPSEQRVKEIIMNAVLIEQEFLTEALPVKLIGMNCTLMKQYIEFVADRLMLELGFNKIYKAENPFDFMENISLEGKTNFFEKRVGEYQRMGVMSKATDNSFTLDAEF, encoded by the exons ATGCTGTCCGCCCGCGCCCCGCTCGCCGCACGCCGCGACCAGCCCCGCCTGTCGCCCGTGAAGAGCCTGTCGCCTGTGAAGAACCTGGCGCTCGTGAAGAACCTGGCGCTGAGCGACAAGGAGAACACG ccccccgcgctcAGCAGCGCCCGCGTCCTGGCCAGCAAGACGGCCCGCAAGATCTTCCAGGAGGGCGACGGGAAGCCG GTGCCGCGGGGCGCGGAGGACGAGGAGGAGCCGCTGCTGCGGGACAACCCCCGCCGCTTCGTCATCTTCCCCATCCAGTACCACGACATCTGGCAGATGTACAAGAAGGCTGAGGCCTCCTTCTGGACGGCGGAGGAG GTGGACCTTTCCAAAGATATCCAGCACTGGGAGTCCCTGAAGCCTGAGGAGAAGTACTTCATTTCTCACGTCCTCGCCTTCTTTGCTGCCAGTGATGGCATCGTCAATGAAAACTTG GTGGAGCGGTTCAGTCAAGAAGTACAAATCACAGAAGCTCGTTGTTTCTATGGCTTCCAGATTGCCATGGAAAATATACATTCAGAAATGTACAGCCTTCTTATTGACACCTACATTAAAGATTCTAAAGAGAG ggaatttctttttaatgctattGAAACGTTACCATGTGTTAAAAAGAAAGCTGACTGGGCCATGCGCTGGATTGGGGACAAGAAGGCAACATATG GAGAACGCGTAGTAGCTTTTGCAGCAGTGGAAGGCATCTTCTTTTCTGGCTCTTTTGCATCAATTTTTTGGCTGAAGAAAAGAGGATTAATGCCTGGACTCACTTTTTCTAACGAACTCATCAGCAGAGATGAG GGCTTGCACTGTGATTTTGCCTGCCTCATGTTCAAGCACTTGATACGCAAACCATCAGAGCAGAGAGTAAAGGAAATCATCATGAATGCTGTTCTCATAGAACAG GAATTCTTGACGGAGGCGCTGCCTGTAAAGCTGATTGGCATGAACTGCACTTTAATGAAACAGTACATAGAGTTTGTAGCAGACAGGCTTATGTTGGAACTGGGATTTAACAAG ATATACAAAGCGGAGAATCCTTTTGACTTCATGGAAAACATCTCTCTGGAAGGCAAGACCAATTTCTTTGAGAAGCGAGTAGGTGAATATCAGAGGATGGGAGTCATGTCAAAGGCCACAGACAACTCTTTCACCCTGGATGCagaattttaa